The DNA segment CCCATGTGGGCCAGAAGCGTCTCAGAGGGTTCAAGGAAACCTTTCAGCCGGCCTCCGACCTGTTTTAGAAGTAAATCGCCCCGGTGGTGGCCCAGCGTGTCATTGATTTCTTTGAAACGGTTGAGGTCTATGATCACGACCGAGAGCGGCTCCCCTGTCTTTTGAGCTTTTGAAATGGCTTTTTCAAGGAGGTAATGGAAAAGAGTTCTGTTGGGGAGACTGGTCAGGGGATTGTAATAAGCCAGAAAATGGAGTCGGTCCTCGGCCTTTTTCCGGTCGGTGATATCCTGAACGGTGCCGATCATCCGGACAGGTGTGCCGCCTTCGTCGTAGAAAACTTCGGCCTGTTCGTGGACCATCCGCTCGGACCCGTCCGGCAGGATGATCCGGTGGTCAAGATCGAAGGGTTTTCCCTCAAACGATGATTCAAACACCGATTTTTTGAGAAATTCCCTGTCGCCGGGATGAACAGAACTCAGAAACTTTTCATAGGTTTCTCTGGACCGGGCGGGGATCTTCAGCCCGAAGATCCTGTAGATTTCTTCCGACAGGATCAGTTCATTTTTTATCAGATCAAAATCCCAATTGCCCAGGTGGGCGATCCGCTGGGCATGGGCGAGACTTTCCTGGCTGTTGAACAACGCCTTTTCCGTTTTTTTTCTTTTTTGTTCCAGTTGGTGGACCATCGAACTCATTTTTTCAACCAGGATGTTATAGGAGCTGGCCACCTTTTCCAGCTCATCGCCGGTTCGAATTTGAAGTTTTTCCGTGAAATCCCCTCCGGCCAGCTTTTTAAATTTGGTGACGAGAAGATCCAGCACAAAGCTGATTTTTCGACTGATCCAAAAGGTCAGAAAAATAGCCGATCCGGTTAAAAAGATGGCCAGAAATACCAGTCCAACGGATTGTTTTCGGGTGTTTTCCCGGGTTTCTTTGAGTGAAAGGTCCAGCCGGATCCATCCCTGAATTTTTTCACCCTCCCGCATCGGCTCAAAAATAACCAGCATTTCAGAACCCCGGCGATTTTTGTAATAGGTTATCGTTTCTTTTTTTTGGCGAAGGGCGCCCTGGTAAAGCTCGTCCGCAGAGAGGTCTTCTCCGATTTTAGAAATATCGCCGGAGGCGGTAATCATGTTGTCGTCGTCGATAAAGGATATTGCCGATACGTCAGGCAGGGTGGAAAAACCGGCCAACGACCCCTGGATCAGATAAAGGTTATCAATAACCACCTTGGCGCCTGTGAACGAGAGACTGGTTGCAATCGACCGGGCCCTGGATTCCATTGATTTCCGAATGACTTTATTATTATACGAAACGACGAAATAGGTGTTAACGGCCATTGTCAGAATGACAAGAGAAGCGACAAAAAGGCTGAATTTCAGCGGAATGGAAAGTAAAAAATATTTTTTAAACATGAAACAGAACCTTGAATCAACGGATTTCCCGGCCACGAAAAATCTCGGCCGGCCTTCTTGAAATGTGTCCTGAGAAGGAGGTGCTTGCACTATTTAATTAAGAGTATCAGAAAAATGGTTTTTGTCAAAAAAATGGGGATCGTCCTGACCCCTTTGTAGAGGGTTTTCATTTGGCTTATTGAAAAGAGACTGTGTTAAAATAACCTGAAATTCTTTGGATTCCCGTTAAATGAAATCATGAAAAGAAAGTTCCGGATTGAAAAAGACACGTTGGGAGAACTGGAGGTTCCCGCTGAGGCCTATTATGGTATTCAAACGGCCCGGGCCGTCCATAATTTCCCGATTAGCAGGTTAAAATCTCATCGGGAGTTGATCCGGTCTATCACAATGGTCAAATGGGCGGCCGCTGAGGCCAATATGGCCTGCGATCAGCTTAACCTGAAAGTCGGTAAAGCCATACAAAAAGCCGCAGAAGAAATCATCGCCGGGCGCTGGGACGATCAATTTGTCGTGGATGTGTTTCAGGCAG comes from the Nitrospirota bacterium genome and includes:
- a CDS encoding EAL domain-containing protein, with protein sequence MFKKYFLLSIPLKFSLFVASLVILTMAVNTYFVVSYNNKVIRKSMESRARSIATSLSFTGAKVVIDNLYLIQGSLAGFSTLPDVSAISFIDDDNMITASGDISKIGEDLSADELYQGALRQKKETITYYKNRRGSEMLVIFEPMREGEKIQGWIRLDLSLKETRENTRKQSVGLVFLAIFLTGSAIFLTFWISRKISFVLDLLVTKFKKLAGGDFTEKLQIRTGDELEKVASSYNILVEKMSSMVHQLEQKRKKTEKALFNSQESLAHAQRIAHLGNWDFDLIKNELILSEEIYRIFGLKIPARSRETYEKFLSSVHPGDREFLKKSVFESSFEGKPFDLDHRIILPDGSERMVHEQAEVFYDEGGTPVRMIGTVQDITDRKKAEDRLHFLAYYNPLTSLPNRTLFHYLLEKAISKAQKTGEPLSVVIIDLNRFKEINDTLGHHRGDLLLKQVGGRLKGFLEPSETLLAHMGGDEFSLLLSMNSSGQQGQAEQASQVVTKILEVLKMPFEIEGLPIALEMGIGISFYPDHGNTPDTLIQKADVAMYESKKNGTDYTFYDPKQDQHSPGRLGLMGELREGIEKGELFLLYQPKIDLKNGKICGTEGLVRWKHPKQGVIFPDQFILPAEQTGLIKQITAWVLKTGLIQCRSWQKAGFPLRMAINLSARNLQDLLLPYQIDALLQSCGVAPELLDLEITETAIMTNEENAIRNITSISKKGIGISIDDFGIGYSSLRYLKKLPISSIKIDKSFVKDMMTNEEDFLIVRSTIDLAHNFGLKVIAEGVENRTTLEKLIDMGCDEAQGYYISRPVPPEQIKRLLEEKSYETSLFQESFDFKKL